Proteins encoded within one genomic window of Gadus macrocephalus chromosome 18, ASM3116895v1:
- the LOC132447037 gene encoding myoferlin-like isoform X5 gives MGATIDLVIAYDPPPNANPQGGGDTMVDSGGGGEEGTDAGPPAHAGGSGGVVAFRRRDRSSRSHLANKPQDFQIRVRVIEGRQLLGNNVKPVVKVNVSGETHRTRIRRGNNPFFDEVFFYNVHMLPSELFDKSINIRVYDSYSLRADALMGEFMVDVGYVYDEPAHCVIRKWLLLSDPEDHSSGAKGYLKVSVFIVGAGEEPPVDTGEAGGEEDDIESNLLLPAGLALRWATLSLKVFRAEDVPQMDDAFLQSMKGIFGESPGKKNLVDPFLEASFAGQKLCTSVMEKNANPEWNQVLSLQVKFPSMCECIKLTIMDWDRLTRNDAIGTTHLNLAKIASSGGEIEANTGESEVGFLPAFGPCYINLYGSPREFTGLPDPYADLNYGKGEGVAYRGRVLVQLSTQLEGKADKAVDDISSDHILVTQKYQRRRKYCLCAVFHNASMIHDPGEPIQFEVSIGNYGNKLDNTCKPFASTTQYSCAVFDGNRYYYLPWAATKPVVVVNSFWEDISHRLDTINIILFITRRLISNLDLLKNTISAKASDREQVEVWVKLLTQLEEDLESYPLPELEGQAHLTSLDLQLKKLRDSAMATIRGAARQMREDTKQIRDCVADIEGWVEKLTQLAEEPQNSMPDVFIWMLRGEKRVAYSRVPAHQVLFSMHSEQACGQFCGNTQTIFMQYPMDKNKGLKVPVQIRVNMWLGLSSEEMKFNSFSEGTFSVFAELYENQAELFGKWGTTGLVGRYNYSDVTGKMKLKQQYFLPPRGWEWEEEWFVDPQKSLLTEADAGHTEFMDEVFENETRYPGGDWKPASEHYTDVNGEKNQSLREFALPEGWSWEDVWTADLNRAVDEQGWEYGVTIPTDDKPRSWAPVEKMYHVHRRKRMVRPRKRAEPPAGGAAEKRDRGDPEGWEFSSLIGWNFHRKERSSDTFRRRRWSRKMAPEDRLGAAAIFKLEGALGVNTEEKESSDSTKAFGANTPTVSCSFDNVFVYHLRVYVYQARELASMDKDSFSDPFAHVSFLHLSKTTEKLKSTLNPTWDQTLIFNDLEIYGDPQSMARDPPKVVLEFYDYDQVGNDELLGRTVFPPLVELSSNRDRTPKLLWYPIMQKGHRAGEALLAAELILKDKNAPIDLPLVPPMRSLNLYMVPQGIRPVVQLTAVEILVWGLRNMKPYELAAVASPSLVVECGGQRVESAVIRNMKKSPNFPSSVLFIQVYLPKDEMYTPPIVLKVIDHRPFGRKPVVGQCTISSLERFRCDPHVITAEGSMANKMSLMSSTAPHLSISMDENRPLLEAQEKETEDWWSKFYASMGDRERCGEYLQKGYDTLEAYDNELEDLPEFNGLTDFCDTFKLERGKKQSKDSDPDVVGEFKGSFRVYPLSDDPGVMAPPRQFRELPDSGPQECLVRVYIIRAIDLQPKDNNGRCDPYIKITLGRNRIDDSDHYVPNNTNPVFGKMFEMSCYLPQEKDLKISVYDYDLLTRDEKVGETVIDLENRFLSRFNSYCGLPQTYCISGVNQWRDQMKPSQILDNVARLKGLSKPRTEDNGNTLTFMGRDYTLAEFEANKEVHQHLGPARERMCLHVLRTQGLVPEHVETRTLYSSFQPSLSQGRLQMWVDVFPKSLGVPGPPFDITPRKAKKNILRVIVWNTTDVTLDETSITGEHMSDIYVKGWMPGMEEEKQKTDVHYRSLDGDGNFNWRFIFNFDYLPAEQLCLVSKKEHFWNLDKSEFRIPPKLIVQIWDNDKFSLDDYLGVVELDLRSLIPPAKTPEKCSMEMMERGPDKSKSQQAQSQQAQSLLAQKSVRGWWPCTIDKDGKKELGGKVEMTLEIVGDEDADEKPAGKGRDEPNMNPRLEPPNRPDTSFFWFTSPCKAMKFIVWRRFRCLFIMLILLVIVGLFLGILLYSLPNYISMKIVNPMG, from the exons GCTACAATCGACCTGGTTATCGCCTATGACCCACCTCCCAACGCTAACCCCCAGGGAGGGGGCGATACCATGGTGGACTCCG gtggtgggggtgaggaggggactGACGCGGGCCCCCCTGCTCATGCTGGAGGTTCTGGAGGGGTAGTAGCATTCCGGCGGCGTGATCGGAGTTCCAGGAGTCACCTGGCTAACAAACCACAGGACTTCCAG ATCCGTGTCCGTGTGATTGAGGGCCGTCAGTTGCTAGGCAACAACGTCAAACCGGTGGTGAAGGTGAACGTGAGTGGAGAGACCCACAGGACGAGGATAAGGAGAGGCAACAACCCCTTCTTCGATGAG GTCTTCTTCTACAATGTACACATGTTGCCATCAGAGCTGTTTGATAAGAGCATCAACATTCGT GTGTACGACTCCTACTCTCTCAGGGCGGATGCCCTCATGGGGGAGTTTATG GTGGACGTTGGTTACGTCTATGATGAACCTG cccACTGTGTCATAAGAAAGTGGCTCCTGCTAAGCGACCCAGAGGACCACAGCTCCGGGGCCAAAGGTTACCTGAAGGTCAGCGTCTTCATCGTTGGAGCAGGGGAAGAACCACCG GTTGATACAGGGGAGGCCGGGGGTGAGGAGGATGACATAGAGAGTAACCTGCTCCTGCCAGCCGGGCTGGCCCTGCGCTGGGCCACGCTGTCCCTCAAGGTGTTCCGGGCGGAGGACGTTCCCCAGA TGGACGATGCGTTCCTCCAGAGCATGAAGGGGATCTTTGGGGAAAGCCCGGGCAAGAAGAACCTGGTGGACCCTTTCTTGGAGGCTTCCTTCGCTGGTCAGAAG TTGTGCACCTCCGTCATGGAGAAGAACGCTAATCCAGAATGGAACCAAGTGCTGAGCCTTCAAGTCAAG TTCCCCTCCATGTGTGAGTGCATCAAGTTGACCATAATGGACTG GGACCGGCTGACCCGGAACGACGCCATTGGAACCACCCACCTGAACCTGGCCAAGATCGCCTCTTCTGGAGGGGAGATCGAAG CCAACACAGGGGAGTCTGAGGTGGGCTTCCTGCCTGCCTTCGGGCCCTGCTACATCAACCTCTACGGCAGCCCCAGAGAGTTCACGGGTCTGCCTGATCCCTATGCCGACCTCAACTATGGCAAG GGAGAGGGTGTGGCCTACAGGGGCAGGGTTTTGGTTCAGCTCTCCACCCAGCTGGAGGGGAAAGCAGACAAGGCTGTGGACGACATCAGCAGCGACCACATCCTGGTGACCCAG AAATACCAGCGAAGGAGGAAGTACTGCCTCTGTGCGGTCTTCCACAATGCCAGCATGATCCATGATCCTGGCGAGCCAATCCAGTTCGAGGTCAGCATCGGTAACTATGGAAACAAACTGGACAACACCTGCAAGCCATTCGCCTCCACCACCCAGTACAGCTGTGCAGTGTTTGACG GTAACCGCTACTACTACCTGCCCTGGGCGGCCACCAAACCAGTGGTGGTCGTGAACTCGTTCTGGGAAGACATCTCCCATCGGCTGGACACCATCAacatcatcctcttcatcacccGGCGGCTG ATATCGAACCTGGACCTCCTTAAAAACACCATCAGTGCCAAAGCCTCAGACAGAGAGCAGGTGGAGGTTTGGGTGAAGTTACTGACTCAACTCGAAGAAGACCTAGAAAG CTATCCACTACCCGAGCTGGAGGGACAGGCACACCTGACCTCTCTGGACCTCCAGCTGAAGAAGCTCCGAGACAGCGCCATGGCAACCATCCGAGGGGCAGCCAGGCAGATGAGGGAGGATACCAAGCAGATCAGAGACTGTGTGGCAGACATTGAGGGCTGGGTGGAGAAACTCACACAGCTGGCTGAGGAG CCTCAGAACAGCATGCCAGACGTGTTCATCTGGATgctgagaggggagaagagggtggCCTACAGCCGAGTCCCCGCCCACCAGGTGCTGTTCTCCATGCACAGCGAGCAGGCCTGTGGGCAGTTCTGTGGAAACACTCAGACCATCTTCATGCAG TACCCCATGGACAAGAACAAGGGGCTCAAGGTGCCGGTGCAGATCAGGGTCAACATGTGGCTTGGCCTGTCCTCAGAGGAGATGAAGTTCAACTCCTTCTCAGAGGGAACTTTCAGTGTCTTTGCTGAGTTG TATGAGAACCAGGCTGAGTTGTTCGGGAAGTGGGGAACCACTGGACTAGTGGGGCGCTACAATTACTCAGACGTCACTGGCAAGATGAAGCTGAAGCAGCAGTACTTTTTGCCCCCTAGGGGATGGGAGTGGGAAGAGGAGTGGTTTGTCGATCCCCAGAAAAG TCTGTTGACTGAGGCGGACGCAGGACACACAGAGTTCATGGACGAGGTGTTTGAGAACGAGACCCGCTACCCAGGAGGGGACTGGAAGCCCGCCTCAGAACACTACACTGATGTG AACGGGGAGAAGAACCAGAGTCTCAGAGAGTTTGCTCTTCCCGAGGGGTGGAGCTGGGAGGACGTGTGGACAGCAGACCTGAACAGGGCTGTGGACGAGCAGG GATGGGAGTATGGGGTGACTATTCCCACAGATGACAAGCCTCGGTCGTGGGCGCCCGTGGAGAAGATGTACCATGTCCACCGCAGAAAAAGGATGGTCCGCCCCCGCAAGAGGGCagagccccctgctggtggCGCTGCAGAG AAACGGGACAGAGGTGACCCTGAGGGCTGGGAGTTCtcttctctgattggctggaattTCCACAGGAAGGAGCGTTCATCGGATACATTCCGTCGCAGGCGCTGGAGTAGAAAGATGGCACCGGAAGACCGTCTGGGAGCGGCGGCCATCTTTAAACTAGAGGGAGCATTG ggtgtgaacacagaggagaaggagagctcTGACAGCACGAAGGCATTCGGAGCCAACACACCCACTGTGTCCTGCTCTTTTGACA atgtgtttgTCTACCATCTCCGTGTGTATGTCTACCAAGCAAGAGAGCTGGCGTCCATGGACAAAGACAGCTTTTCTG ATCCGTTTGCACACGTGTCCTTCCTGCACCTGAGTAAAACCACAGAGAAGCTGAAGTCCACGCTGAACCCCACCTGGGACCAGACCCTGATCTTCAACGACCTGGAGATCTACGGGGACCCTCAGAGTATGGCCCGCGACCCCCCCAAAGTGGTGCTGGAGTTCTACGACTATGACCAAGTG GGTAACGATGAGCTGCTGGGCCGGACGGTGTTCCCTCCCCTGGTTGAGCTGAGCTCCAACAGGGACCGGACCCCCAAGCTGCTGTGGTACCCCATCATGCAGAAGGGTCACAGGGCAGGGGAGGCCCTGCTGGCTGCCGAGCTCATCCTCAAAGACAAG AATGCTCCGATAGAccttcctctggttcctccaaTGAGATCTCTGAACCTCTACATGGTCCCGCAGGGGATACGACCTGTAGTGCAGCTCACCGCTGtggag ATCCTGGTGTGGGGGCTGCGCAACATGAAGCCCTACGAGCTGGCGGCCGTGGCCTCccccagcctggtggtggagtgtGGGGGTCAGAGGGTGGAGTCGGCCGTCATCAGGAACATGAAGAAGAGCCCCAACTTCCCCAGCTCCGTGCTCTTCATACAAGTG TACCTGCCCAAGGATGAGATGTACACGCCGCCCATCGTGCTGAAGGTGATCGACCACCGGCCGTTCGGCAGGAAGCCGGTGGTGGGCCAGTGCACCATCTCGTCCCTGGAGCGCTTCCGCTGCGACCCCCACGTCATCACCGCCGAGGGCAGCATGGCCAACAAGA TGTCTCTGATGTCCTCTACTGCCCCTCATCTTTCCATCTCCATGGACGAGAACAGGCCACTGCTAGAGGCTCAG GAGAAGGAGACGGAGGACTGGTGGAGTAAGTTCTACGCGTCCATGGGAGATCGGGAGCGATGTGGAGAGTACTTGCAGAAGGGATACGACACGCTGGAG GCGTACGACAACGAACTGGAGGACCTGCCGGAGTTCAACGGGCTGACGGACTTCTGCGACACCTTCAAGCTGGAGCGAGGCAAGAAGCAGAGCAAGGACAGCGACCCCGACGTGGTGGGCGAGTTCAAG GGCTCCTTCAGGGTGTACCCCCTGTCTGATGACCCCGGGGTGATGGCTCCGCCCAGGCAGTTCAGAGAGCTGCCCGACAGCGGGCCGCAGGAGTGTCTGGTGCGGGTCTACATCATCAGGGCCATAGACCTGCAGCCCAAAGACAACAACGGCAGG TGTGATCCATACATTAAGATAACCCTCGGGAGGAACAGAATCGACGACAGTGACCACTACGTCCCAAACAACACCAACCCTGTGTTTGGAAA GATGTTTGAGATGTCGTGCTACCTGCCTCAGGAGAAGGACCTGAAGATCTCCGTGTACGACTACGACCTCCTGACCCGGGACGAGAAGGTGGGCGAGACGGTGATAGACCTGGAGAACCGCTTCCTGTCCCGGTTCAACTCCTACTGCGGCCTTCCCCAGACCTACTGCAT ATCTGGGGTCAACCAGTGGCGGGACCAGATGAAGCCGTCTCAGATCCTGGACAATGTGGCCCGTCTCAAAGGTCTGTCCAAACCCAGGACTGAGGACAACGGCAACACGCTCACCTTCATGGGCAGAGACTACACCCTGGCCGAGTTTG AGGCCAACAAGGAGGTGCACCAGCACCTGGGCCCGGCCCGCGAGCGCATGTGTCTGCACGTGCTCAGAACCCAGGGGCTGGTCCCGGAGCACGTTGAGACCCGGACCCTGTACAGCAGCTTCCAGCCCTCGCTCTCCCAG GGACGACTCCAAATGTGGGTGGACGTCTTCCCCAAGAGCCTGGGCGTGCCCGGCCCTCCCTTTGACATCACCCCACGCAAGGCCAAGAA AAACATCCTGCGGGTCATCGTGTGGAACACCACCGACGTCACCCTTGATGAGACGAGCATCACCGGAGAGCACATGAGTGACATCTACGTCAAGGG CTGGATGCCAGGCATGGAGGAGGAAAAGCAGAAGACGGACGTCCACTACAGGTCACTGGACGGCGACGGGAACTTCAACTGGAGGTTCATCTTCAACTTTGACTACCTGCCCGCGGAGCAGCTCTGTCTGGTCTCCAAGAAG GAACATTTCTGGAATCTTGACAAATCAGAGTTCAGGATTCCTCCCAAGTTGATCGTTCAGATATGGGACAACGACAAGTTCTCATTGGACGATTACTTGG GTGTGGTGGAGCTGGACCTGCGCTCCCTGATCCCTCCCGCCAAGACGCCAGAGAAGTGCAGCATGGAGATGATGGAGCGCGGCCCGGACAAGAGCAAGTCTCAGCAGGCCCAGTCTCAGCAGGCCCAGTCTCTGCTGGCCCAGAAGTCGGTGCGCGGCTGGTGGCCCTGCACCATCGACAAGGACGGCAAGAAGGAGCTGGGC ggcAAGGTGGAGATGACGCTGGAGATCGTGGGTGATGAGGATGCCGATGAGAAACCGGCTGGAAAGGGCCGGGATGAGCCCAACATGAACCCCAGACTAGAACCCCCCAA TCGGCCAGACACCTCGTTCTTCTGGTTCACCAGCCCCTGCAAGGCGATGAAGTTCATCGTGTGGCGCCGCTTCAGATGCCTCTTCATCATGCTGATCCTCCTGGTTATCGTGGGGCTCTTCCTCGGAATCCTCCTGTACTCCTTGCCG AACTACATTTCGATGAAGATAGTTAACCCAATGGGTTAA